The Chloroflexus aggregans DSM 9485 genome segment TGCATGAGGAACCAACCGTAACTCAGGCGGTGAGGGCAGCGCGCAGCCGTTCTACTACCTCGCTCACCTGAGCTTCGCTCATCACACTGGAAAAAGGAAGAGCCAGTGATACGTCGCCGAGGCGTTCGGTGATGGGAAAATCGCCGCGTTCGTAGCCGAAGCGTTCTTGGTAGAAAGGTTGGAGATGGATCGGAGTAAAGTACGGACGGCTGGGAATGCCGGCAGCCGCGAGACGTTGCATGACGGTGTTGCGATTGGCCGGTGGCAGAATCCGCACCACATACACAAACCAGCTCATGCGTGTTGTGTGGGGACTGAGCTGAGGACACTCAACCAGTTCGAGGTCGGCCAGTTGCTCGTGATACCACGCCGCGACTTGGGAGCGGCGGGCAATGAGTTCTTCGATCCGACTCAATTGCACAACACCTAAAGCTGCACTCAGCTCGTCAAGTCGATAGTTGTAGCCGAGCCGCGTATGGTTGAGCCATGCATCGAAGACATCACGGCCCTGATTGCGTAACGAGCGGAAGAGTGTTGCCCATTCATCGTGAGGCGTCACAATCATCCCACCCTCGCCGGTAGTCATCTGCTTGTTGGGATAAAAGGCAAAGACAGCAGCATCACTCAGCGTACCGGCCATGCGCCCTTTGTAGGTCGATCCAATGGCTTCGCAGGCATCTTCGATCACATACAAACCGTATTCGGCAGCTACGGTGTTGATCGGATCCATATCGGCAGGTTGGCCAAAGGCATGCACCGGCATAATCGCCTTCAAAGTGCCGATTGACCCGTGTCGGCGTGGCAGCCAACGGGTGGCAGCGGCGCCACCGCGCATCAGATCGTGTACTGCCTCGGCAACGAGCTGCGGATCAATGTTACCGGTGACCGGATCAACGTCGACGAAGACGGGAATGGCCCGTTCGTAGAGAATGCTATTCGCCGAAGCGATAAACGAGAATGGCGTGGTAATCACCAGATCGCCGTCACGCGCTCCGGTGGCGATACAGCAGAGATGTAAGCCGCTGGTTCCAGAGTTGACACCGATGGCGTGCGGAAGACCAACATAGCGGGCCATTGCCTGCTCGAAAGCAACTATCTGTGGTCCAATGCTTAAATAGCCGGTCTGCAACACCTGATTGACGGCCGCAATCTCGGCGGCAGTAATGTCTGGCGATGACATTGGGATCGACACAATCTACCTCCTCAACTTGGCGCAACTTCGTTAGGGCAGGGTGGGAAGCGTAGCATTACTGCGTCTTGGTACGATCGCGTTCAGGTTACGGACGTTGTGCATTATCGACGACTAAGCATCGTGCGGCGTGGTTGTGTCGAGACGCGGATCAGTCCCTCCTGTGCGGGTACGCAACGGGCGCGCCGGTACGCCAACGACTACCGTTTCAGATGGCACATCCCGGTGGATCAATGCGCCGGCACCGGCAATGCTCCACGCACCAACGCGGCGTTGTGGCATCACAATCGCTCCAATCCCGATCAATGATCCGGTGCCGATCACAACATCACCTCCGGTATGAACGCCAGGTGCGATGTGGACATGGTCACCGATCTGATTGTGATGGTCGATGGTGCATCCGGTATTGAGAATAACGTTGGCGCCGATCACGCTACCGGGATTGATAATAACACCGGCACAGACCATCGTGCCGGGACCAATGATGACATCGGCGGCAATAATGGCAGTTGGATGGATAGCGCACACGATGGTTTCACCACGCTGCTGTAGCGTATCAAATAACCGTGCCCGTACCCGGTTATCACCAATCGCGATGACGACGCCCTCATGCGCTATGTCGCTTATCGCAGCGAGTGGCCCTAATACAGGCAACCCAAGAGCCTGTGTACCTTGACGGCGTGGATTGTCGTCAAGATAGCCGATGGGTTGGTAGAGATTGCCGTTCGCAGCCGCTCGTAACAGGATGTCGGCTACGACCTGACCGTGTCCACCTGCACCAAGAATGAGAATGCGTTGTGTCATAGATCAGCCGACGTATCTGTACGTTGATGCGGAGCAGAGACCGCAGGATGCGTCGAGATGACGGTAAGTCATCACAACGGGCTTTCGGGTTGAATTGGTGACGGTGGGATGCGCGGGGGCGAACCACGAAACTCTTCGGCGGTAGCGTGGCCGGGTTGGCTAATCCCTTCACGCTGTAATACTTTCCAGCAGGTCAGAGCCAAAATCTTCAGATCAAGCCATAGCGATAAGTGGTCGACGTAATAGACATCGTAGGCAAACTTCGCATCCCACGAAAGTGCGTTGCGTCCGTTGATCTGGGCCAACCCGGTAATGCCCGGTAACACCTCGTGCCGGCGGCGTTGCTCAGGAGTATACCGGTCCAGATATTGCATGAGCAGCGGTCGCGGCCCGACTAAGCTCATTTCACCACGCAACACACAGAACAGTTCGGGGAGTTCGTCAAGACTGGTACTGCGTAAAAAACGACCAAACCGCGTGAGTCGTTGTTCGTCGGGCAAGAGATTACCCTGTGCGTCACAGGCGTTGGTCATGGTACGAAACTTCAGCATGGTAAACGGGCGGCCATACAAGCCGGGCCGCTGCTGCCGGAAAAAGATACCGGGGCCGAGGTTGATGCGCACCAGGATGGCGATGAGTGCCATCACCGGCGCCAGCACGATCAGGGCCGGAATAACGATCATCAGATCAAGCAGCCGTTTTCCATAACGACGGTACATAGGCGTCTCCGTGACACGATTTGTTAGTGATGACGTTATCGTATCGGGTGAAGATGTCAGTTAGATGAACGTAGGGTGATAGGGGGTGACACTCTATACAATTCGGGGCATCTTCTGCCGATTTGTTTCCGATAATGGGCGTTGCGTATGATAGGCTGAGAGCATAAAATCGGGTGGATCACGTTCTTTCTGGAGAAGAGAGGGGCTATGGTTCGGTGTTCCCTTGCGCGCATCCTTTTCATCTGCGGCCTACTGGTGGTCCTGATCGGTGAATATCGATCGGTTCCCAGCGTTGTGGCCCTCACCCAACCGCAACAGGTGACGGCATTTGGGATGAATACCTACTTCAGCGGTCTGGAGCGCTTGCCGCAGAATCGTAACGATGATGTAATGGCGCTGATTGATGCTACTCGGTCGTTAGGGGCTGAATGGGCGCGGGAAGAGCTCAGTTGGGCCAATCTCGAACCGAGCAAGGGACTCTTTACGTGGGAACTGATGGATGCAGCCCTGACGCAGACTGCCAACGCCGGGTTAGGAATTATCGGCATGTTACTAACAACACCGGCATGGGCGCGGGTTGGCGATTGCAGCAGCCGGATCACGCGCAACGGTGGCTCGCTCAATTACTGGTGCCCGCCGGCCAACCCGCAGGATTTCGCCGATTTTGTTCGCACGGTGGTTGAGCGTTACAATGGTGATGGCTACAATGATGCGCCGGGTTCACCAAGGGTAGCGGCATGGCAAATCTGGAACGAGCCAAACAACTGGACAACCTGGCCGGGTGAAGCGCACGAATACGGCGCACTGTTGGTCGCCGGTTACACCGCGGCCAAAGCTGCCGACCCAACCGCACTCGTTGCAACCGGTGGGGTCTACGTTTTTGACGGTGGCACACGCATAGGCGGAAATCGTGATGGTCTCGAATTTCTCGGTGCAGCATTTACGGCTGTTCCTAATGCCCAGACGAGCTTTGATGCACTGGCTATTCATCCCTACATGCCCGATACCACGCCCGATCGCGCCGGTCTGTATGGCTTAGTTACGCTCTGGGGGCGGATCA includes the following:
- a CDS encoding acetyltransferase; the encoded protein is MTQRILILGAGGHGQVVADILLRAAANGNLYQPIGYLDDNPRRQGTQALGLPVLGPLAAISDIAHEGVVIAIGDNRVRARLFDTLQQRGETIVCAIHPTAIIAADVIIGPGTMVCAGVIINPGSVIGANVILNTGCTIDHHNQIGDHVHIAPGVHTGGDVVIGTGSLIGIGAIVMPQRRVGAWSIAGAGALIHRDVPSETVVVGVPARPLRTRTGGTDPRLDTTTPHDA
- a CDS encoding DegT/DnrJ/EryC1/StrS family aminotransferase is translated as MSIPMSSPDITAAEIAAVNQVLQTGYLSIGPQIVAFEQAMARYVGLPHAIGVNSGTSGLHLCCIATGARDGDLVITTPFSFIASANSILYERAIPVFVDVDPVTGNIDPQLVAEAVHDLMRGGAAATRWLPRRHGSIGTLKAIMPVHAFGQPADMDPINTVAAEYGLYVIEDACEAIGSTYKGRMAGTLSDAAVFAFYPNKQMTTGEGGMIVTPHDEWATLFRSLRNQGRDVFDAWLNHTRLGYNYRLDELSAALGVVQLSRIEELIARRSQVAAWYHEQLADLELVECPQLSPHTTRMSWFVYVVRILPPANRNTVMQRLAAAGIPSRPYFTPIHLQPFYQERFGYERGDFPITERLGDVSLALPFSSVMSEAQVSEVVERLRAALTA
- a CDS encoding sugar transferase, with the translated sequence MYRRYGKRLLDLMIVIPALIVLAPVMALIAILVRINLGPGIFFRQQRPGLYGRPFTMLKFRTMTNACDAQGNLLPDEQRLTRFGRFLRSTSLDELPELFCVLRGEMSLVGPRPLLMQYLDRYTPEQRRRHEVLPGITGLAQINGRNALSWDAKFAYDVYYVDHLSLWLDLKILALTCWKVLQREGISQPGHATAEEFRGSPPRIPPSPIQPESPL